A genomic segment from Synchiropus splendidus isolate RoL2022-P1 chromosome 18, RoL_Sspl_1.0, whole genome shotgun sequence encodes:
- the adnpb gene encoding activity-dependent neuroprotector homeobox b has product MFQLPINNLGTLRKARKNVKRVLGDIGLEYCKDHLDDFKEYTPPEVYIKHTSWEDVCMWEPSHTKVQDYRSKPFCCTGCLFSSKYFSAYKSHFRNVHSEDFENNILLNCPYCTYNGNKKTLETHIKLFHVPTNTVRQSQGGTGAAGVLAKDALARQGDNVEQAVYYCRKCTYRDPLYNVVRKHIYREHFQQVAQPYVVKPGEKKSSPNGGAAGTPGNSVNNNQIHCKKCLFVPKTYEALVQHVIEDHEKIGYQVTAMIGHTSVIVPRPKPIVIPPVKSQGDRTIIGMGPKGAVMATPRSHTVQQRVGVPPKMGFSAQSLLSGLKNEALGLKPASPSPFTRGGQQVRVTLPGNAQVSVPQQSHAAKQLVAGGNLRSTLMVGASSSLKSNPLGSRVQAAATTVASVTAKKGGSSVLGTTYTQKWKICTICNELFPENVYSLHFEKEHKAEKVPAVANYIMKIHNFTSKCLYCNRYLPSDTLLNHMLIHGLSCPHCRATFNDVEKMVAHMRLSHPDEAVGPRTDSPLTFDLTLQQGNPKNIQLIVTTYNMKDAPEEAAAFHAQTNTSASPAKRLLPLHPPKPHSGSHDTAPPRMPLQSSVPYKRDVGKTLCPLCFSILKGPISESLNHHLKERHQVIQTVHPVEKKLTYKCIHCLGVYTSNMTASTITLHLVHCRGVGKSQNGQDSRAVLAARVGPTQVGALKRATFDSSDTSAPKRRRRGPPGERAHPLDTSGPFTFVENPEEPVVLALDPKGRENESYESRKAFLTEYFNAAPYPTQPEVDKLAASLWLWKSDVLCHFVNTRRKCVQECEGQSMSVLLGFTMNEVSKVTHDLEFAEGATCEGKHGGRRTSGTRIAVSEKARQRRKQSVAFRGGVPRLTRASSNSQTQSASRDQNKTINSILPQKMPEPIAIDSDSDKEDQPLTNKATEQRAGAKVTSDLDDMSGEEEEDDDEDDEDEEEDEVDQIAVLENGFRHVDGSGISVVTGRNPLPIIIPKFVPSSARSGGDRAQLGKQQV; this is encoded by the exons ATGTTCCAGCTCCCCATCAATAACCTGGGAACTCTACGGAAAGCTAGGAAAAATGTCAAGAGGGTCCTGGGAGACATTGGCTTGGAATACTGCAAAGATCATCTTGAT GACTTCAAAGAATACACCCCTCCTGAGGTCTACATAAAACACACTTCATGGGAGGATGTGTGCATGTGGGAACCTTCTCATACCAAAGTTCAG GACTACAGATCAAAACCCTTCTGCTGCACTGGCTGCCTCTTCTCTTCAAAGTACTTCTCCGCGTATAAGAGCCATTTTCGAAACGTCCACAGCGAGGACTTTGAGAACAACATCCTGCTGAATTGCCCCTACTGCACTTACAATGGCAACAAGAAGACACTGGAGACTCACATCAAACTTTTTCACGTGCCCACTAACACTGTCCGACAGAGTCAAGGTGGGACAGGAGCCGCTGGTGTCTTGGCAAAGGACGCGCTGGCAAGGCAGGGAGACAATGTGGAGCAGGCGGTGTACTACTGCAGGAAGTGCACATACAGGGACCCTTTGTACAACGTGGTGCGCAAGCACATCTACAGAGAACACTTCCAGCAGGTAGCCCAGCCGTACGTCGTGAAacctggagagaaaaaaagctcCCCAAATGGTGGCGCTGCAGGAACCCCGGGGAATAGTGTCAACAACAACCAGATCCACTGCAAGAAATGTCTGTTTGTTCCTAAAACCTATGAGGCACTTGTTCAGCATGTCATTGAGGATCACGAGAAGATAGGCTACCAAGTGACGGCCATGATTGGCCATACAAGCGTGATCGTTCCCCGTCCCAAACCCATCGTCATCCCCCCCGTCAAAAGCCAAGGAGACAGGACCATCATTGGAATGGGCCCAAAAGGCGCTGTGATGGCCACCCCAAGGTCTCATACGGTGCAGCAGAGAGTTGGTGTCCCGCCAAAGATGGGCTTCAGTGCTCAGAGTCTACTTTCAGGTCTGAAGAACGAAGCACTGGGGTTGAAGCCTGCGTCACCCAGCCCCTTCACACGGGGCGGACAACAAGTCCGTGTGACATTACCGGGAAACGCCCAGGTGTCTGTGCCCCAACAGTCGCACGCAGCCAAGCAGCTGGTTGCTGGAGGGAATTTAAGAAGTACACTGATGGTTGGGGCCTCCTCATCCCTCAAGTCAAACCCTTTGGGGTCCCGGGTCCAGGCTGCTGCTACAACCGTAGCCTCTGTCACTGCTAAGAAAGGTGGCTCTTCTGTTCTTGGCACAACCTACACGCAGAAGTGGAAGATCTGCACCATATGTAATGAGCTCTTCCCGGAAAATGTCTACAGTCTGCATTTTGAAAAAGAGCACAAAGCCGAAAAGGTCCCTGCAGTGGCCAACTACATCATGAAAATCCACAACTTCACCAGCAAGTGTCTGTACTGCAATCGCTATCTCCCCAGTGACACGCTCCTCAACCACATGCTCATCCACGGCCTGTCCTGCCCACACTGCCGCGCCACCTTCAACGATGTGGAGAAGATGGTGGCGCACATGCGGCTGTCTCACCCCGACGAGGCGGTCGGCCCGCGCACAGACTCccccttgacctttgacctgactCTACAACAGGGTAACCCCAAGAACATTCAGCTGATCGTCACTACCTACAACATGAAAGACGCCccggaggaggcggcggcaTTTCATGCACAAACCAACACCTCTGCGTCGCCAGCCAAGAGGCTGCTGCCCTTGCACCCGCCCAAGCCACactcagggtcacatgacactgccCCGCCCAGAATGCCACTTCAGTCCTCTGTGCCCTACAAGAGAGACGTGGGTAAGACGCTGTGCCCGCTTTGCTTCTCTATTCTCAAGGGTCCCATCTCGGAGTCATTGAACCACCACTTAAAAGAGAGGCACCAGGTGATCCAGACAGTCCACCCGGTGGAGAAAAAGCTCACCTACAAGTGTATTCACTGTCTTGGAGTTTACACCAGCAACATGACTGCCTCCACCATCACGCTCCACCTGGTGCATTGTCGAGGGGTCGGCAAGTCCCAGAATGGACAAGACAGCCGGGCAGTTCTGGCCGCGCGTGTCGGCCCGACCCAAGTCGGCGCCCTCAAAAGGGCCACCTTTGATAGCTCGGACACAAGTGCGCCAAAACGACGGAGGCGTGGCCCTCCAGGGGAGAGAGCGCACCCTCTGGACACCAGTGGCCCCTTCACGTTTGTAGAGAACCCCGAGGAACCTGTCGTTTTAGCCCTGGACCCGAAAGGCCGTGAGAACGAGTCATACGAGTCGAGGAAGGCCTTTCTGACCGAGTATTTCAATGCAGCGCCGTACCCGACTCAGCCAGAGGTGGACAAGCTGGCTGCCAGCTTGTGGCTGTGGAAGTCCGACGTCCTTTGCCATTTCGTCAATACCAGGAGAAAATGTGTCCAGGAATGTGAAGGCCAGAGCATGAGTGTGCTGCTGGGGTTCACTATGAACGAGGTCAGCAAAGTGACTCACGATCTGGAGTTTGCTGAAGGCGCCACCTGCGAGGGAAAACACGGGGGAAGGCGAACTTCCGGCACGCGTATCGCCGTTTCGGAAAAGGCCCGTCAAAGACGCAAGCAGTCGGTAGCTTTTCGTGGTGGGGTGCCACGGTTGACCCGAGCCTCGTCCAACTCACAAACCCAAAGTGCCAGCAGAGACCAAAACAAGACAATCAACAGTATCTTACCTCAGAAAATGCCTGAGCCCATCGCCATTGATTCTGACAGCGACAAGGAAGACCAGCCACTCACTAACAAGGCCACGGAGCAAAGAGCCGGGGCTAAAGTAACTTCAGATTTGGACGACATgtcaggtgaggaggaggaggacgatgatgaagacgacgaggatgaggaggaggatgaggtggACCAAATCGCAGTACTGGAAAATGGCTTTAGACACGTGGATGGCTCAGGAATATCCGTGGTCACCGGAAGAAATCCTCTTCCCATCATCATTCCCAAGTTTGTTCCTTCGTCTGCGCGCAGCGGAGGAGACCGAGCGCAGCTGGGAAAACAGCAGGTCTGA